Proteins from a single region of Pseudomonas quebecensis:
- the cheR gene encoding protein-glutamate O-methyltransferase CheR, producing MSTGNLDFEQFRVFLEKACGILLGENKQYLVSSRLNKLMEQQGIKSLGELVQRIQSQPRGGLKEMVVDAMTTNETLWFRDTYPFEVLKSKVLPEAIKASPGQRLRIWSAACSSGQEPYSISMAIDEFERTNMGQLKAGAQIVATDLSGTMLTNCKTGEYDSLALGRGLSQERLQRYFDSKGAGRWAVKAPIKSRVEFRSFNLLDSYASLGKFDMVFCRNVLIYFSAEVKKDILLRIHGTLKRGGYLFLGASEALNGLPDHYQMVQCSPGIIYQAK from the coding sequence GTGTCTACGGGTAATTTGGATTTTGAACAGTTCCGGGTCTTCCTGGAAAAAGCCTGTGGCATATTGCTCGGTGAGAACAAGCAGTACCTGGTATCCAGCCGTCTCAACAAGCTCATGGAGCAGCAGGGCATCAAGTCCCTGGGCGAGTTGGTTCAGCGGATCCAGAGTCAGCCGCGCGGTGGGCTCAAGGAGATGGTGGTCGATGCCATGACCACCAACGAAACCCTGTGGTTTCGAGACACTTACCCCTTTGAAGTGCTCAAGAGCAAGGTGCTGCCGGAGGCCATCAAGGCCAGCCCCGGCCAGCGCTTGCGCATCTGGTCGGCGGCCTGTTCGTCGGGGCAGGAGCCGTACTCGATTTCCATGGCCATCGACGAGTTCGAGCGGACCAACATGGGCCAGTTGAAGGCCGGGGCACAGATCGTCGCCACCGACCTGTCCGGGACCATGCTGACCAATTGCAAAACCGGCGAGTACGACAGCCTGGCCCTGGGCCGTGGTTTGTCCCAGGAGCGTCTGCAACGTTACTTCGACTCCAAAGGGGCGGGGCGTTGGGCGGTCAAGGCGCCGATCAAGAGCCGCGTGGAGTTCCGTTCGTTCAACCTGCTCGACAGTTACGCCAGTCTGGGCAAGTTCGACATGGTGTTCTGCCGTAACGTGCTGATCTATTTCTCGGCGGAAGTGAAGAAAGACATCCTCTTGCGCATCCATGGCACGCTCAAGCGGGGCGGCTACCTGTTCCTCGGGGCCTCCGAAGCACTGAACGGCCTGCCGGACCATTACCAGATGGTGCAGTGCAGCCCTGGCATCATTTACCAGGCCAAGTAA
- the flgB gene encoding flagellar basal body rod protein FlgB gives MSISFDKALGIHEQALGFRAQRAEVLANNIANADTPNYKARDLDFSAVLAAQQDKTKNGTFALNMTNNRHIEAQGLSSGDESLLYRTPMQPSIDQNTVDAQLEQSAYAENSVNFQASFTLLNSKFKGLMSALRGE, from the coding sequence ATGAGCATCAGCTTCGATAAAGCGCTCGGTATCCACGAACAAGCCCTGGGCTTCCGCGCCCAGCGTGCCGAAGTCCTGGCCAACAACATTGCCAACGCCGATACCCCGAACTACAAGGCTCGGGACCTGGACTTTTCTGCCGTGCTCGCCGCGCAGCAGGACAAGACCAAGAACGGCACCTTCGCCTTGAACATGACCAACAACCGTCATATCGAAGCGCAAGGCCTGAGCAGTGGCGACGAGTCGCTGCTGTATCGCACGCCGATGCAGCCGTCCATCGACCAGAACACCGTCGATGCGCAGTTGGAGCAATCGGCCTATGCCGAGAACTCGGTGAACTTTCAGGCCAGCTTTACCCTGCTCAACAGTAAATTCAAAGGGCTGATGTCAGCCCTGCGTGGAGAGTAA
- the flgC gene encoding flagellar basal body rod protein FlgC: MSLSSVFNIAGSGMSAQTTRLNTVASNIANAETVSSSIDQTYRARHPVFATMFQGGQSGGSDSLFQNQDAAGQGVQVLGVVEDQSNLEARYEPNHPAANEKGYVYYPNVNVVEEMADMISASRSFQTNAEMMSTAKTMMQKVLTLGQ; encoded by the coding sequence ATGTCCCTGTCCAGTGTTTTCAATATTGCCGGCAGTGGCATGAGCGCGCAGACCACGCGCTTGAACACCGTCGCCAGTAACATCGCCAACGCCGAGACTGTGTCTTCGAGCATTGACCAAACCTACCGCGCCCGTCACCCGGTGTTCGCCACCATGTTCCAGGGCGGCCAGAGCGGCGGCAGCGATTCGCTGTTCCAGAACCAGGATGCCGCAGGCCAGGGCGTGCAGGTGCTCGGTGTGGTCGAAGACCAGAGCAACCTCGAAGCCCGTTACGAGCCGAACCATCCGGCGGCCAACGAAAAAGGCTACGTGTACTACCCGAACGTCAATGTGGTCGAGGAAATGGCGGACATGATTTCGGCCAGCCGCTCGTTCCAGACCAACGCGGAAATGATGAGCACCGCCAAAACCATGATGCAGAAGGTCCTGACCCTGGGTCAGTGA
- the flgD gene encoding flagellar hook assembly protein FlgD, with translation MAIVDTSNNTAVQDLFNSKVKTASDNTNLANASKAATGNQSLGKDAFLQLLVTQLKNQNPLSPQDNGAFVAQLAQFSSLEGINTLNDSVNSISSNFSSSQALQASSLVGRSIITQTDKALVDTSKSMNGSVAVTAATGNVSVKITDKDGNVVRTIDMGAQSAGTSDFIWDGKNDKGEVAAAGTYTFAATTKNDKGESVALATSLPATVTSVTLSKTGGEMLLNLAGGMGSVKLSQIQTIGT, from the coding sequence ATGGCCATTGTCGATACGTCTAACAATACGGCGGTTCAGGACCTTTTCAATTCGAAGGTCAAGACGGCGTCGGATAACACTAATCTGGCGAACGCCTCCAAGGCCGCGACCGGCAATCAGTCGCTGGGCAAGGACGCGTTTCTGCAGTTGCTGGTTACCCAGCTGAAAAATCAGAACCCGCTGTCGCCCCAGGACAACGGCGCGTTCGTCGCCCAACTGGCGCAGTTCAGCAGCCTGGAAGGCATCAACACCCTGAACGACTCGGTGAACTCGATTTCCAGCAACTTCAGCTCCTCCCAGGCGTTGCAGGCTTCGTCGTTGGTGGGGCGCTCGATCATCACCCAGACCGACAAGGCGCTGGTCGATACCAGCAAGAGCATGAACGGTTCGGTGGCAGTGACGGCGGCGACGGGCAATGTGTCCGTCAAGATCACCGACAAGGACGGCAACGTGGTCCGCACTATCGACATGGGTGCCCAAAGCGCCGGCACGTCCGACTTTATCTGGGACGGCAAGAACGACAAGGGTGAAGTGGCGGCGGCGGGTACTTATACCTTCGCGGCCACCACCAAGAACGACAAGGGCGAATCGGTGGCCCTGGCCACCTCGCTGCCGGCAACCGTCACCAGCGTGACATTGAGCAAGACCGGCGGCGAAATGCTGCTGAACCTGGCGGGCGGCATGGGCAGCGTCAAGCTGTCGCAAATTCAGACTATCGGTACATAG
- the flgE gene encoding flagellar hook protein FlgE encodes MSFNIGLSGLYAANKQLDVTGNNIANVATTGFKSSRAEFADIYAASKLGTGQNSIGNGVNLAAVSQQFTQGDVNGSGGILDMAIQGGGFFVQKGSDGSLEYTRSGAFRADKDGYITNNTGTSRLQGYAADDDGKIIKGGLTDLQLNLSNLPPKASTKVDSTSNLNSSEPVIDQTLKPFNPSDTSTFTTQYSTTLYDSQGNAHPMVQYLVKTDGNKWNAYTLIDGRNPDGSAPTGTPSTPPVPSTLSFDGAGKLTGILTGTVSSTTLNVTGWVPGTVTNGVWKANGADANPTGIAINMANITQYNSATYRNPPVTDGYATGQITGLKIDGNGVLFATFSNQQSKAIGQISLASFNNEQGLQPAGGTSWRETFASGQPGYDTPQSGTLGSIVANSLENSNVNLTNELVDLIKAQSNYQANAKTISTQSTIMQTIIQMT; translated from the coding sequence ATGTCTTTTAACATCGGCCTTAGCGGCCTCTATGCGGCCAACAAACAGCTGGACGTGACCGGCAACAACATCGCCAACGTTGCGACCACCGGCTTCAAGTCGTCCCGTGCGGAATTCGCCGACATCTACGCCGCGTCCAAACTGGGCACCGGCCAGAACAGCATCGGTAACGGCGTGAACCTGGCGGCGGTGTCGCAGCAATTCACCCAGGGCGACGTCAACGGCAGCGGCGGTATCCTGGACATGGCGATCCAGGGCGGCGGGTTCTTCGTGCAGAAGGGCAGCGACGGTTCGCTGGAGTACACTCGTTCCGGTGCGTTCCGTGCCGACAAGGACGGCTACATCACCAACAACACCGGCACCTCGCGTCTGCAGGGCTACGCCGCGGATGACGACGGCAAGATCATCAAGGGCGGCCTGACCGACCTGCAATTGAACCTGTCCAACCTGCCGCCGAAGGCGTCCACCAAAGTGGACTCCACCAGTAACCTGAACTCCTCTGAGCCGGTGATCGACCAGACGCTCAAGCCGTTCAACCCGTCCGATACCAGTACGTTCACCACCCAGTACAGCACCACGTTGTACGACTCCCAGGGCAACGCGCACCCGATGGTGCAGTACCTGGTGAAAACCGACGGCAACAAGTGGAACGCCTATACCTTGATCGATGGCCGCAACCCGGACGGTTCGGCGCCGACCGGCACGCCTTCGACGCCGCCTGTACCGTCGACCCTGAGCTTTGACGGTGCCGGCAAACTCACCGGTATTCTGACCGGTACCGTTTCCAGCACGACCCTGAACGTTACTGGGTGGGTACCGGGTACCGTGACCAACGGCGTATGGAAGGCAAACGGCGCGGATGCCAACCCGACCGGTATCGCCATCAACATGGCTAACATCACCCAGTACAACTCGGCCACCTACCGTAACCCACCGGTGACCGACGGTTATGCCACCGGCCAGATCACCGGCCTCAAAATCGACGGCAACGGTGTACTGTTCGCAACGTTCAGCAACCAGCAGAGCAAGGCCATCGGCCAGATTTCTCTGGCCAGCTTCAACAACGAACAAGGCCTGCAGCCGGCGGGCGGCACTTCCTGGCGTGAAACCTTCGCCTCGGGCCAGCCAGGTTACGACACCCCGCAGTCCGGGACCTTGGGCTCGATCGTGGCCAACTCCCTGGAGAACTCCAACGTCAACCTGACCAACGAGCTGGTGGACCTGATCAAGGCCCAGAGCAACTACCAGGCGAACGCCAAGACCATCTCCACCCAAAGCACCATCATGCAGACCATCATTCAGATGACCTGA
- a CDS encoding ribonucleoside-diphosphate reductase subunit alpha — MQTDTTRENPQGSVPQAADSTMDLSATAPGQLRVIKRNGTVVPYTDDKITVAITKAFLAVEGGTAAASSRIHDTVARLTEQVTATFKRRMPSGGTIHIEEIQDQVELALMRAGEQKVARDYVIYRDSRAKERAVRTPAEEAAVQAHPSIRITLADGSFAPLDLGRLNTIITEACEGLEEVDGDLIQRETLKNLYDGVALTDVNTALVMTARTLVEREPNYSFVTARLLMDTLRAEGLGFLGVADSATHHEMAELYAKALPAYIAKGIEFELLNPVLATFDLEKLGKAINHERDQQFTYLGLQTLYDRYFIHKDGIRFELPQVFFMRVAMGLAIEEKHKEDRAIEFYNLLSSFDYMSSTPTLFNAGTLRPQLSSCYLTTVPDDLSGIYHAIHDNAMLSKFAGGLGNDWTPVRALGSYIKGTNGKSQGVVPFLKVVNDTAVAVNQGGKRKGAVCAYLETWHMDIEEFIELRKNTGDDRRRTHDMNTANWIPDLFMKRVFDDGKWTLFSPSEVPDLHDLTGKAFEERYEYYEALTEYPGKVKLFKTIQAKDLWRKMLSMLFETGHPWLTFKDPCNLRSPQQHVGVVHSSNLCTEITLNTNNDEIAVCNLGSINLPNHIVNGKLDTAKLERTVNTAVRMLDNVIDINYYSVPQAQNSNFKHRPVGLGIMGFQDALYLQHIPYGSDAAVEFADKSMEAVSYYAIQASCDLADERGAYETFQGSLWSKGILPLDSQQILIEARGQKYIDVDLNETLDWAPVRARVQKGIRNSNIMAIAPTATIANITGVSQSIEPTYQNLYVKSNLSGEFTVINPYLVRDLKARGLWDSVMINDLKYYDGSVQQIERIPQELKELYATAFEVDTKWIVDAASRRQKWIDQAQSLNLYIAGASGKKLDVTYRMAWYRGLKTTYYLRALAATSTEKSTINTGKLNAVSSGNHGDDSVLAAPAGPAPVPKACAIDEPDCEACQ; from the coding sequence ATGCAAACCGACACAACTCGTGAGAACCCGCAGGGCTCCGTGCCGCAGGCCGCCGATTCGACTATGGATCTGTCCGCCACCGCACCTGGCCAGCTGCGCGTGATCAAGCGTAACGGCACTGTCGTTCCTTACACCGATGACAAAATCACCGTCGCCATCACCAAAGCGTTTCTTGCAGTTGAAGGCGGCACCGCTGCCGCTTCGTCGCGCATCCACGACACCGTTGCCCGCCTGACCGAACAAGTCACTGCGACCTTCAAGCGCCGCATGCCTTCGGGCGGCACCATCCACATCGAAGAAATCCAGGACCAGGTCGAACTGGCCCTGATGCGTGCCGGCGAGCAGAAAGTGGCTCGCGACTACGTGATCTACCGCGATTCGCGCGCCAAGGAACGTGCCGTGCGCACGCCCGCCGAAGAAGCGGCGGTACAAGCGCACCCGTCGATCCGCATCACCCTGGCCGACGGCAGCTTCGCGCCGCTGGACCTGGGCCGCCTGAACACCATCATCACCGAGGCCTGCGAAGGCCTGGAAGAAGTCGACGGCGACCTGATCCAGCGCGAAACCCTGAAGAACCTGTACGACGGCGTGGCCCTGACCGACGTCAACACCGCCCTGGTGATGACCGCCCGTACCCTGGTTGAACGCGAACCGAACTACTCGTTCGTGACCGCGCGCCTGCTGATGGACACCCTGCGTGCCGAAGGCCTGGGCTTCCTGGGCGTGGCCGACAGCGCCACCCACCACGAAATGGCAGAGCTGTACGCCAAGGCCCTGCCTGCGTACATCGCCAAGGGTATCGAATTCGAATTGCTGAACCCGGTCCTGGCCACTTTCGACCTGGAAAAACTCGGCAAGGCGATCAACCACGAGCGTGACCAGCAGTTCACCTACCTGGGCCTGCAGACCCTGTACGACCGTTACTTCATCCACAAGGACGGTATCCGTTTCGAACTGCCGCAAGTGTTCTTCATGCGCGTGGCCATGGGCCTGGCGATCGAAGAGAAGCACAAAGAAGACCGTGCGATCGAGTTCTACAACCTGCTGTCGTCCTTCGACTACATGTCGTCGACCCCGACCCTGTTCAACGCCGGTACCCTGCGTCCACAGCTGTCGAGCTGCTACCTGACCACCGTGCCGGACGACCTGTCGGGCATCTACCACGCGATCCACGACAACGCCATGTTGTCCAAATTCGCCGGTGGCCTGGGCAACGACTGGACGCCGGTGCGCGCACTGGGTTCGTACATCAAGGGCACCAACGGCAAGTCCCAGGGCGTCGTACCGTTCCTGAAAGTGGTGAACGACACCGCCGTAGCGGTCAACCAGGGCGGCAAGCGCAAAGGCGCTGTGTGTGCCTACCTGGAAACCTGGCACATGGACATCGAAGAGTTCATCGAGCTGCGCAAGAACACCGGTGATGACCGTCGTCGTACCCACGACATGAACACCGCCAACTGGATCCCGGATCTGTTCATGAAGCGCGTCTTCGATGACGGCAAGTGGACCCTGTTCTCGCCCTCCGAAGTACCGGACCTGCACGACCTGACCGGCAAGGCCTTCGAAGAGCGCTACGAGTACTACGAAGCCCTCACCGAGTACCCAGGCAAGGTCAAGCTGTTCAAGACCATCCAGGCCAAAGACCTGTGGCGCAAGATGCTGTCCATGCTGTTCGAAACCGGCCACCCATGGCTGACCTTCAAGGACCCGTGCAACCTGCGCAGCCCGCAGCAGCACGTGGGCGTGGTCCACAGCTCGAACCTGTGCACCGAGATCACCTTGAACACCAACAATGACGAGATCGCCGTTTGCAACCTGGGCTCGATCAACCTGCCGAACCACATCGTCAACGGCAAGCTGGACACCGCCAAGCTGGAGCGCACCGTCAACACCGCCGTACGCATGCTCGATAACGTGATCGACATCAACTACTACTCGGTGCCGCAGGCGCAGAACTCCAACTTCAAGCACCGCCCGGTGGGCCTCGGGATCATGGGCTTCCAAGACGCTTTGTACCTGCAGCACATTCCTTACGGTTCGGACGCTGCGGTCGAGTTCGCCGACAAGTCCATGGAAGCGGTCAGCTACTACGCGATCCAGGCTTCCTGCGACCTGGCCGACGAGCGCGGCGCCTACGAGACGTTCCAGGGTTCGCTGTGGTCCAAGGGCATCCTGCCGCTGGATTCGCAACAGATCCTGATCGAAGCCCGTGGCCAGAAGTACATCGACGTTGACCTGAACGAAACCCTGGACTGGGCACCGGTACGTGCCCGTGTGCAGAAAGGTATTCGTAACTCCAACATCATGGCCATCGCACCGACCGCCACCATCGCCAACATCACCGGCGTGTCGCAGTCGATCGAACCGACCTACCAGAACCTGTATGTGAAATCGAACCTGTCGGGCGAATTCACCGTGATCAACCCGTACCTGGTGCGCGACCTCAAGGCCCGCGGCCTGTGGGACTCGGTCATGATCAACGACCTGAAGTACTACGACGGTTCCGTGCAGCAGATCGAGCGCATCCCGCAGGAACTCAAAGAGCTCTACGCGACTGCGTTCGAAGTGGACACCAAGTGGATCGTTGACGCCGCCAGCCGTCGTCAGAAGTGGATCGACCAGGCGCAATCCCTGAACCTGTACATCGCCGGCGCTTCGGGCAAGAAGCTGGACGTGACCTACCGCATGGCTTGGTACCGTGGCCTGAAAACCACTTACTACCTCCGTGCCCTGGCCGCGACCAGCACCGAGAAGTCGACCATCAACACCGGTAAGCTGAACGCAGTGTCCAGCGGCAACCACGGTGATGATTCGGTACTCGCCGCCCCGGCCGGCCCGGCGCCAGTGCCAAAGGCCTGCGCGATCGACGAGCCGGATTGCGAAGCTTGCCAATAA
- a CDS encoding response regulator encodes MEHDAWHILIVEDDERLAELTRDYLQSNGLRVAVEGNGALAAERIIREQPDLVILDLMLPGEDGLSICRKVRERYDGVILMLTARTDDMDQVLGLDLGADDYVCKPVRPRLLLARIQALLRRSEPAQAQALALERRLQFGPLVVDSALREAWLHDAGIELTSAEFDLLWLLVANAGRILSREEIFIALRGVGYDGQDRSIDVRISRIRPKIGDDPIHPRLIKTIRSKGYLFVPEAAVDLQL; translated from the coding sequence ATGGAGCACGACGCCTGGCACATACTGATCGTCGAGGACGACGAGCGACTGGCCGAGCTGACGCGCGATTACCTGCAAAGCAACGGTCTGCGGGTCGCAGTGGAAGGCAATGGGGCGCTGGCGGCTGAGCGCATCATCCGCGAGCAGCCGGACCTGGTGATCCTCGACCTGATGCTTCCCGGCGAAGACGGCCTGAGCATCTGTCGCAAGGTGCGTGAGCGCTACGACGGTGTCATCCTGATGCTCACCGCGCGCACCGACGATATGGACCAGGTGCTGGGCCTGGACCTGGGGGCCGACGATTATGTGTGCAAACCGGTACGCCCGCGCCTGCTGCTGGCACGGATCCAGGCGCTGTTGCGCCGCAGCGAGCCGGCGCAAGCGCAGGCCTTGGCGCTTGAGCGGCGCCTGCAATTCGGCCCGCTGGTGGTGGACAGCGCGTTGCGTGAGGCGTGGCTGCATGACGCCGGTATCGAACTGACCAGCGCCGAATTCGACCTGCTGTGGCTATTGGTCGCGAATGCCGGGCGCATTCTGTCCCGCGAAGAAATCTTCATCGCCCTGCGCGGCGTCGGCTACGACGGTCAGGACCGGTCCATTGATGTGCGCATCTCGCGCATTCGCCCTAAAATCGGTGACGACCCGATCCACCCGCGCCTGATCAAGACCATCCGCAGCAAAGGTTACCTGTTCGTCCCCGAAGCCGCCGTCGACCTGCAGCTGTGA
- a CDS encoding ATP-binding protein, producing the protein MNSIFLRIYGGMCAALILVALLGVLALHLLNEVRSDQYRERLAHGTFALMGDNLQPMNRIERQRALAVWERLLGIPLELRTFADARLDLGQRTSLQRGQVLVQQTGPHAARVVRLVSEQEQLVLTGEVQQISEQLARATIYLLSDELVRYPVAEQPQRLAAIKETKGFGFDMRLMTLDQADMDDDQRRRVSEGDTVMALGKGGDSIRVFAGMVGTPWVLEIGPLYQMNPYPAQWLILIALIGLTLIGLIVYFLVRQLERRLKGLEAAATRIAKGNLHVRVPARGADSVGRLAAAFNGMAEHLQQLLAIQRELVRAVSHELRTPVARLRFGLEMLGEAATSEARRKYLEGMDSDIQDLDGLVDEMLTYARLEQGSPELNFQRVDLDGLLDQVIGELSPLRPAIVVSRGICLSSALWDGARVDAEPRYLHRALQNLVTNAMRHARSQVLISYQVGQVRCRIDVEDDGPGVPESAWERIFTPFLRLDDSRTRASGGHGLGLSIVRRIIYWHGGRALISKSNNLGGACFSLSWPRDQDKHAH; encoded by the coding sequence GTGAACTCAATCTTCCTGCGCATCTATGGCGGTATGTGTGCCGCACTGATCCTGGTGGCGCTGCTCGGCGTGCTCGCCTTGCACCTGCTCAACGAGGTGCGCAGCGACCAATACCGCGAGCGCCTGGCCCACGGCACATTTGCCCTGATGGGCGACAACCTTCAGCCCATGAACCGCATCGAACGCCAGCGCGCCCTGGCGGTGTGGGAGCGTTTACTCGGCATACCGCTGGAGTTGCGCACCTTCGCCGACGCCCGCCTGGACCTGGGCCAGCGCACCAGCCTGCAGCGCGGCCAGGTGCTGGTGCAACAGACCGGCCCGCATGCGGCGCGGGTGGTGCGGTTGGTCAGCGAGCAGGAACAACTGGTGCTGACCGGCGAAGTCCAGCAAATCAGCGAACAGTTGGCGCGCGCGACGATTTACCTGCTGTCCGATGAACTGGTGCGCTATCCCGTGGCGGAACAGCCTCAACGGCTGGCGGCTATAAAGGAGACCAAAGGCTTTGGCTTCGACATGCGCCTGATGACCCTGGACCAGGCCGACATGGATGACGACCAGCGCCGGCGCGTCTCCGAGGGCGATACGGTGATGGCGCTGGGCAAGGGCGGCGACTCGATCCGTGTGTTTGCCGGCATGGTCGGCACGCCGTGGGTGTTGGAGATCGGCCCGCTGTACCAGATGAACCCGTATCCGGCGCAATGGCTGATCCTGATCGCCTTGATCGGCCTGACCCTGATCGGCCTGATCGTGTATTTCCTGGTGCGCCAGCTGGAACGTCGGCTCAAAGGGTTGGAAGCCGCCGCCACGCGTATCGCCAAGGGCAACCTGCATGTGCGTGTGCCGGCCCGGGGCGCGGACTCGGTCGGGCGTCTGGCGGCGGCCTTTAATGGCATGGCCGAGCACTTGCAGCAGTTGCTGGCGATCCAGCGCGAACTGGTGCGTGCGGTGTCCCATGAGCTGCGCACGCCGGTGGCGCGCCTGCGCTTTGGCCTGGAGATGCTTGGCGAGGCCGCTACGTCTGAAGCGCGCCGCAAATACCTGGAGGGCATGGACAGTGATATCCAGGATCTGGACGGCCTGGTGGATGAAATGCTGACCTACGCGCGACTGGAGCAGGGGTCGCCGGAGCTGAATTTCCAGCGCGTGGACCTGGATGGGCTGCTCGATCAGGTGATCGGCGAATTATCGCCACTGCGCCCGGCCATCGTCGTCAGTCGCGGCATTTGCCTGTCATCGGCCCTTTGGGACGGCGCCCGGGTCGATGCCGAGCCGCGCTACCTGCACCGCGCGCTGCAGAATCTGGTGACCAACGCCATGCGTCACGCCCGCAGCCAAGTGTTGATCAGTTATCAGGTGGGGCAGGTACGCTGCCGTATCGACGTGGAAGATGACGGCCCCGGCGTACCGGAAAGCGCCTGGGAGCGCATCTTCACGCCGTTCCTGCGCCTGGACGACAGCCGCACCCGCGCTTCCGGCGGGCATGGGCTGGGCTTGTCGATCGTGCGGCGCATCATTTATTGGCACGGCGGGCGAGCGTTGATCAGCAAAAGCAACAACCTGGGCGGCGCGTGTTTCAGCCTGAGCTGGCCGAGGGACCAGGATAAGCACGCGCACTGA
- a CDS encoding 4'-phosphopantetheinyl transferase family protein, which yields MNLLPACCTPLDARWPLPDPLAGTVLLSTRFDPAMLAVDDFQRCAVPPPASIQRSVAKRQAEFLAGRVCARAALHQLGHPDCIPAIGADRAPVWPPSVSGSITHSTGHAAAIVGHTAQWRGLGMDLENLLSAERAQRLAGEILTADELQRMARLKPEQVALLVTLTFSLKESLFKALYPLVHKRFYFEHAELLEWSDTGHARLRLLTDLSHEWCQGTELQGQFALDDGQLLSLVAVQAQAC from the coding sequence ATGAATCTCCTACCCGCTTGCTGCACTCCGCTCGACGCCCGCTGGCCCCTGCCCGATCCACTGGCGGGCACGGTGTTGCTCAGCACCCGTTTCGATCCCGCGATGCTGGCGGTGGACGATTTTCAACGCTGCGCCGTGCCGCCACCGGCGAGCATCCAGCGTTCGGTCGCCAAGCGTCAGGCCGAATTCCTGGCCGGCCGCGTGTGCGCCCGCGCCGCCCTGCACCAGCTAGGTCATCCCGATTGCATCCCGGCGATCGGCGCAGATCGCGCGCCGGTTTGGCCCCCCTCTGTCAGCGGTTCCATCACCCACAGCACCGGGCACGCCGCCGCAATTGTCGGGCACACGGCGCAATGGCGCGGCCTGGGCATGGACCTGGAAAATCTGCTGAGTGCCGAACGGGCGCAACGCCTGGCCGGGGAGATTCTGACCGCCGATGAACTGCAACGCATGGCCAGACTCAAGCCAGAGCAGGTCGCGCTGCTGGTGACACTGACGTTTTCGCTCAAGGAAAGCCTGTTCAAGGCGCTCTACCCGCTCGTGCACAAGCGCTTTTACTTTGAGCATGCCGAGCTGCTGGAGTGGTCTGACACAGGCCATGCACGCCTGCGGTTGCTCACGGACCTGTCCCACGAATGGTGCCAGGGTACGGAGCTGCAAGGCCAGTTCGCACTGGACGACGGTCAGTTGCTGAGCCTGGTGGCCGTGCAGGCCCAGGCGTGCTGA
- a CDS encoding response regulator: MKLLVVEDEALLRHHLFTRLTDSGHVVEAVANAEEALYQTGQFNHDLAIVDLGLPGMGGLDLIRQLRAKGKTFPILILTARGNWQDKVEGLAAGADDYVVKPFQFEELEARMNALLRRSSGFTQSTIVAGPLLLDINRKQASLDEQPLALTAYEYRILEYLMRHHQQVVAKDRLMEQLYPDDDERDPNVIEVLVGRLRRKLEGPAGFKPIDTVRGLGYLFNERCR, from the coding sequence ATGAAATTGCTGGTGGTGGAAGATGAGGCGCTGCTGCGCCATCACCTGTTTACCCGCCTGACCGACAGCGGCCATGTGGTCGAGGCCGTGGCCAATGCCGAGGAGGCCTTGTACCAGACCGGCCAGTTCAATCACGACCTGGCCATCGTCGACCTGGGCCTGCCGGGCATGGGCGGCCTGGACCTGATCCGCCAGTTGCGCGCCAAGGGCAAGACGTTCCCGATTCTGATCCTCACCGCGCGCGGCAACTGGCAGGACAAGGTCGAAGGCCTGGCCGCCGGCGCCGACGACTATGTGGTCAAGCCGTTCCAGTTCGAAGAGTTGGAAGCCCGCATGAACGCACTGTTGCGCCGCTCCAGCGGGTTTACCCAGTCCACCATCGTCGCCGGGCCGTTGCTGCTGGACATCAACCGCAAGCAGGCGTCCCTCGACGAACAGCCCCTGGCGCTGACCGCCTACGAATACCGCATCCTCGAATACCTGATGCGCCATCACCAGCAAGTGGTCGCCAAGGACCGCCTGATGGAACAGCTCTACCCGGATGATGACGAGCGCGACCCGAATGTCATCGAAGTGCTGGTCGGTCGTCTGCGCCGCAAACTGGAAGGCCCGGCCGGGTTCAAGCCGATCGACACCGTGCGTGGCCTGGGCTATCTGTTTAATGAGCGCTGCCGTTGA